GAAAGATATGATAAAACAGCTTTTCCTGCGGCAATGCGCTCTATTGTATTTGTTCCTTTAAAAATTTCATCAAGTAAAAATAAATTCGGGATTCCTTCAATACTGCATTTAATCATGTTTTTTATTGTTGAAACCTCTTCAAAATAATAACTCTTATCATTCATTAAATCATCACTAATTCTGATAGCTGAATGTATCCTTAATTTTGGCATTGCAAATTTTTCGGCGAAACATGTATTTATAGTTAAGCCTGTAATTGAATTGATTCCAATTGTTCTTATAAAAGAAGTTTTCCCGGACATGTTTGAACCCGTTAGGAGTATTGATTTATTGTCAACATCTATTGAATTTTCAATACAATTCACGATTAAAGGATGATAGACTTTGCTTGCTTTCAGATTCTTATTTGCAGAAAGAATCTCCGGTAAGCAATAAGAATCCAATCCCGTTCTAAGTGAAGCTATTGATAACAAACTATCAATTTTACCCACAAAAGAAAAAACATCATCTATTTCTTGTCTTTTGCTATTTAACTGTTTCAAAACACTAAACAATAATAGGGGTTCAAGCAAGAATATTATTTTAACAAACTCTAAGATCGTCCAAAAAACAATCTCGTAATTAGTGTTAAATTTAATGTCAAACTTAAAAAAAGACATCCTATTTCTAACGGTATCAATTATTTTTATTGATTTGAGCAAATTTGGATTTATACCTTTAAAAAGTTCATTTTTAAATAAACGGCGTGCTATGTTGTTAAGGGCTAACAGGTAAGGGATTGAGCCGTAATACTGATATAGGTTTCTTTTATTCCAAAAGTGAACAATCAGGTTTATTAAAAAAACACCTAATAAAATAAAAATAAATGTTGGATTATAAAAAACACCTATAAGAGATAACACACTTGTAAATGAGAGTATAGGTATAATTGAGAACCATTTTGGCGGATGTAATTGCTCTTCCTGGAAAAGACTAGAGATATAATAAGCTTCATCTTTATTAAGTTTATCCAACTGAATTTGAATATTAGCCCTTAAAGCAGAATCTTCAGTGATTTTTTTAATTAGAATCTCATCTCTCTCGTGATTATTCGATTTTAATGTAATAACCCTTAGTAAGTTGAAAAGATATTGCTGGCCAACTTTTGAGTTTGTCCTGTCAAGAAACATGAATAATTCTTCAAAATCAATATCATTGCATGTTTTATCAGAAATTACCTGAAAGGAATTACTGTTATCTTTATTTTTATGATATTTCTCAATTAAATCAAAGTCAAAAGAATCTTCCTTAATTTGACCGAAAGATTCTAAGATTAATTGCTTCTTCTTTCTATTTCTATTAAACATTTTTTAATTCAGTTTGTATTTTAATTACAAATCACTAATTGCTCTTCTAATTGAAAATAATTATCAGGTAATGCGCTAAGTTTATATAAGTCAATTATATTCCTTATCACTTCATTTCTTTTTGTTCGAGAAACAGGTATCATTGTTTTATTGTCATTTG
This is a stretch of genomic DNA from Candidatus Delongbacteria bacterium. It encodes these proteins:
- a CDS encoding DNA mismatch repair protein MutS, which gives rise to MFNRNRKKKQLILESFGQIKEDSFDFDLIEKYHKNKDNSNSFQVISDKTCNDIDFEELFMFLDRTNSKVGQQYLFNLLRVITLKSNNHERDEILIKKITEDSALRANIQIQLDKLNKDEAYYISSLFQEEQLHPPKWFSIIPILSFTSVLSLIGVFYNPTFIFILLGVFLINLIVHFWNKRNLYQYYGSIPYLLALNNIARRLFKNELFKGINPNLLKSIKIIDTVRNRMSFFKFDIKFNTNYEIVFWTILEFVKIIFLLEPLLLFSVLKQLNSKRQEIDDVFSFVGKIDSLLSIASLRTGLDSYCLPEILSANKNLKASKVYHPLIVNCIENSIDVDNKSILLTGSNMSGKTSFIRTIGINSITGLTINTCFAEKFAMPKLRIHSAIRISDDLMNDKSYYFEEVSTIKNMIKCSIEGIPNLFLLDEIFKGTNTIERIAAGKAVLSYLSGNTNIVFVSTHDIELTELLKDEFELYHFSELVKDNSVDFDYKLKEGKLKNRNAIRILQLNEYPQELINEAIKISNEINEVTKLVLE